One Takifugu rubripes chromosome 19, fTakRub1.2, whole genome shotgun sequence genomic window carries:
- the LOC115246747 gene encoding inner centromere protein-like → MAEPEQIDEPDDAQVVQFEEPRRSERDRTLTEKGKEFHKEKTKGLLLRFDSIYERWKALSKVAKRSVIKEDPSNILEEHISTVQRELSELNIVYDEYRRIDSPEHEMRRKMDKCVSVTGIVVQNAQFQMQGTAEKIVWPDAGSVFASSVSSGSHSASKYSKANSVVSNVSSAKRQEAAAEYAATQAVLKIMAEQEGHQEKLQRLEVEDKLMAADQEAAAVSRRLQAEKEETERKIERERKEAALLKQQEEESAARKRSVKDLKRELERLEELKRLNSARAKLQVYDEGEMLHNTELSTDMQATNQMNPVYQHTQSDSAPRHVVQDNSGELVKVLAEAISANRLPIPEPIIFSGDPLKFNHWKSSFHTLIERKNIPAAEKIFFLQKYVGGAAKEALEGYFLTDSEDSYHAAWDLLNEC, encoded by the coding sequence atggcagaaccagagcagatagatgagcctgatgatgcacaagtagtccagttTGAAGAGCCTCGTAGAAGTGAAAGAGACCgcacattaacagaaaaaggaaaagaatttcACAAGGAAAAGACTAAAGGGCTACTTCTACGCTTTGACAGCATTTATGAGCGCTGGAAAGCTCTCAGCAAGGTTGCTAAAAGGTCTGTAATAAAAGAGGACCCTAGCAACATTCTAGAAGAACATATCAGCACTGTTCAAAGGGAGTTGTCAGAGCTGAATATTGTTTATGATGAATATCGGAGGATTGACAGCCCAGAACATGAAATGCGCCGCAAGATGGATAAGTGTGTATCTGTCACAGGGATTGTGGTTCAGAATGCCCAATTTCAAATGCaaggaacagcagagaagattGTTTGGCCTGATGCTGGTTCTGTATTTGCGTCGTCTGTATCAAGCGGCTCACATTCAGCCTCTAAGTATTCTAAAGCTAATTCTGTTGTCTCTAATGTATCCTCAGCCAAAagacaagaagctgcagcagaatatgCAGCCACACAAGCTGTACTGAAGATTATGGCTGAACAAGAGGGTCACCAAGAGAAACTGCAAAGACTTGAGGTCGAGGACAAGCTGATGGCTGCAGaccaagaagcagctgcagtatCTCGCCGTCTacaagcagaaaaggaagaaactgaacgcaaaatagaaagagagagaaaagaagctgcacttttaaagcaacaagaagaagaaagtgcagcAAGAAAAAGGTCAGTCAAAGACTTAAAAAGAGAACTTGAGCgtttggaggagctgaaaagaCTGAACTCAGCCAGAGCAAAGCTTCAAGTTTATGATGAAGGTGAGATGCTACACAACACAGAACTATCTACAGATATGCAAGCAACCAATCAGATGAATCCTgtgtatcaacacacacaaagtgattcAGCTCCAAGACATGTTGTTCAAGATAATTCAGGAGAGCTTGTCAAAGTTTTGGCTGAGGCCATATCAGCAAATAGGCTACCTATCCCAGAGCCTATCATCTTTAGCGGTGATCCACTCAAGTTTAACCACTGGAAGTCATCCTTCCATACACTGATTGAGAGGAAAAATATTCCCGCAGCAGAAAAAATCTTCTTCCTTCAGAAATATGtaggaggagctgctaaagaGGCTTTAGAAGGATATTTTTTGACTGATTCAGAAGACTCGTATCACGCAGCATGGGACTTGCTTAATGAATGCTAA